A genomic stretch from Chitinophaga lutea includes:
- a CDS encoding ribonucleoside-diphosphate reductase small subunit, with the protein MSNENEILLKDNKDRFVLLPINYPAIWEQYKRHEASFWTAEEIDLSSDLKDWAGLNDGERHFISHVLAFFAASDGIVNENLAVNFMSEVQIPEARCFYGFQIMMENIHSETYALLIDTYIKDPAEKDRLFHAIDTVPAVKRKAEWALRWIENGSFAQRLVAFAAVEGIFFSGSFCSIFWLKKRGLMPGLTFSNELISRDEGLHCEFACLLYSMLQGKLSEQEVHEIIGDAVAIEKEFITDALPAALIGMNADLMKQYIEFVADRWLVALGCKKMFNSTNPFDFMEMISLQGKTNFFEKRVGDYQKAGVMGTKETQTFSLDEDF; encoded by the coding sequence ATGAGTAACGAGAATGAGATTTTATTGAAAGACAACAAAGACCGCTTTGTGCTGCTGCCGATTAACTATCCCGCTATCTGGGAACAGTATAAAAGGCACGAGGCCAGTTTCTGGACGGCGGAGGAGATTGATTTGTCGAGCGACCTGAAAGACTGGGCCGGCCTCAACGACGGCGAGCGCCACTTCATTTCGCATGTACTGGCCTTTTTCGCCGCGTCCGACGGGATCGTGAACGAGAACCTGGCGGTGAACTTCATGAGCGAAGTACAGATACCCGAAGCGCGCTGTTTCTATGGTTTCCAGATCATGATGGAAAACATCCACTCCGAAACCTATGCGCTGCTGATCGACACGTACATAAAAGACCCCGCTGAAAAAGACCGGCTGTTCCATGCCATCGACACCGTGCCTGCCGTGAAAAGAAAAGCGGAATGGGCGCTGCGCTGGATCGAGAACGGCAGCTTCGCCCAAAGGCTGGTAGCTTTTGCGGCCGTGGAAGGCATTTTCTTCAGCGGCAGCTTCTGCTCCATCTTCTGGCTGAAAAAACGCGGCCTGATGCCCGGTCTTACCTTCTCCAACGAGCTGATCAGCCGCGACGAAGGACTGCACTGCGAATTCGCCTGCCTCCTCTACTCCATGCTGCAGGGCAAACTCAGCGAACAGGAAGTGCATGAGATCATCGGCGACGCCGTGGCCATCGAAAAAGAATTCATCACCGACGCACTGCCGGCCGCACTGATCGGCATGAACGCCGACCTGATGAAACAATACATCGAGTTCGTGGCAGACCGCTGGCTGGTGGCACTGGGCTGCAAAAAAATGTTCAACAGCACCAACCCCTTCGATTTCATGGAAATGATCTCCCTGCAGGGCAAAACCAACTTCTTCGAAAAACGCGTGGGCGATTACCAGAAAGCGGGCGTAATGGGCACCAAAGAAACCCAGACGTTCAGCCTCGACGAAGACTTCTAA
- a CDS encoding DUF6934 family protein translates to MNRSAYAFRKVNANLYKFTSEGTSNIEKMVEFSYLYRPGVVNLGFGDSLGGKLMDDEVVSNNGDITKVMATVVKIIEDFTSDFPETKVLFSGSTPERTRLYGRILRTYFAEFSLKFKIEAQVGPSGEEVDFVRNNLTSIVPLSLNDIINLKHMKPIEQIKNETTTSAATERSKEKMWYEDERYKDFLPVEKTHFPEKVARANEILARMKWRD, encoded by the coding sequence ATGAATCGATCTGCTTACGCATTCCGGAAGGTGAATGCGAATTTGTACAAGTTCACGAGCGAAGGGACGAGTAATATTGAAAAGATGGTGGAGTTTTCCTATCTGTATCGGCCAGGTGTAGTAAACCTCGGATTTGGCGATAGTTTGGGCGGAAAACTGATGGATGATGAAGTCGTCTCGAACAACGGAGACATTACAAAAGTAATGGCGACCGTCGTTAAAATTATCGAAGATTTTACCAGCGATTTTCCGGAAACGAAGGTGTTGTTTAGTGGAAGTACGCCAGAGAGAACAAGGTTGTATGGACGTATCTTGAGGACGTATTTCGCAGAATTTTCCCTGAAATTTAAAATTGAGGCGCAGGTGGGACCAAGTGGGGAAGAGGTAGATTTTGTCCGGAACAACCTTACATCTATAGTGCCTTTATCGTTAAACGACATCATAAACTTAAAACATATGAAGCCAATCGAACAAATTAAAAACGAAACAACTACATCTGCCGCAACTGAACGGTCGAAAGAGAAGATGTGGTACGAAGATGAGCGATATAAAGACTTTTTACCGGTGGAAAAAACACATTTCCCCGAAAAGGTGGCGAGGGCGAACGAGATACTGGCCCGGATGAAATGGCGCGACTAG
- a CDS encoding ribonucleoside-diphosphate reductase subunit alpha — translation MFVIKRDGRKESVKFDKITARVEKLCYGLAPEYVDSIDVAKKVIQGLYDGVTTTELDNLAAETAASLTTKHPDYAQLASRIAVSNLHKNTIKSFSQTMKILYEYIDPKTGKPAGLLSDEVWDIIRENADILDSTIIYDRDFAFDYFGFKTLERSYLLKIDGKIAERPQHMFMRVAVGIHKEDIDSAIKTYNLMSERWFTHATPTLFNAGTPKPQMSSCFLLTMKGDSIDGIYDTLKQTAKISQSAGGIGLSIHNIRATGSYISGTNGTSNGIIPMLRVFNDTARYVDQGGGKRKGAFAIYLEPWHADVFEFLDLRKNHGKEELRARDLFYALWVPDLFMKRVEENGQWSLFCPHEAPGLADCHGKEFEALYEQYEKENRARRVVKAQDLWFAILDAQIETGTPYLLYKDSANGKSNQQNLGTIKSSNLCTEIIEYTSEDEVAVCNLASLALPRFVIDGKFDHQKLFEVTYQATLNLNVIIDQNYYPVEEARRSNLRHRPIGLGVQGLADAFFLLRYPFESAPAQQLNKEIFETIYFAALTASKDLAKKDGHYETFPGSPASKGILQYDMWGVTPSERWDWTGLKAEIKEHGIRNSLLLAPMPTASTSQILGNNECFEPYTSNIYTRRVLSGEFVVVNKHLLKDLVELGLWDNDMKNKIIAANGSIQQIAEIPSNIKELYKTVWEIKQRTIIDMAADRGAFICQSQSLNLFVDTPSASKLTSMHFYAWKKGLKTGMYYLRTQAATQAVQFTVEKQGGQNMVPVVAQGESMELEVPEGAVCTMEEGCVTCSA, via the coding sequence ATGTTCGTTATAAAAAGAGACGGAAGAAAAGAGTCTGTCAAATTTGACAAGATCACGGCAAGGGTAGAGAAACTGTGTTACGGACTGGCGCCTGAATATGTAGATTCAATAGATGTAGCGAAGAAAGTGATCCAGGGTTTATACGACGGCGTAACCACCACCGAGCTGGACAACCTGGCTGCGGAAACCGCCGCGTCCCTCACCACCAAGCATCCTGACTATGCGCAGCTGGCTTCCCGCATCGCGGTGAGCAACCTGCATAAAAATACCATCAAGTCGTTTTCCCAGACGATGAAAATCCTGTACGAATACATCGACCCGAAAACCGGCAAACCCGCCGGCCTGCTGAGCGACGAGGTATGGGACATTATCCGGGAGAATGCGGACATCCTCGATTCCACCATCATTTACGACCGCGACTTCGCCTTTGACTACTTCGGTTTCAAAACGCTGGAGCGTTCGTACCTGCTGAAAATCGACGGCAAGATCGCCGAGCGCCCCCAGCATATGTTCATGCGTGTGGCCGTTGGTATCCACAAGGAAGATATCGACTCCGCGATCAAAACGTACAACCTGATGAGCGAGCGCTGGTTCACACACGCCACGCCCACCCTCTTCAACGCCGGCACGCCCAAACCGCAGATGAGCAGCTGCTTCCTGCTCACCATGAAAGGCGACAGCATCGACGGCATTTACGATACCCTCAAACAGACCGCCAAGATCTCCCAGAGCGCCGGCGGCATCGGCCTGAGCATTCACAACATCCGCGCAACCGGTTCTTATATCAGCGGCACCAATGGTACGTCCAATGGTATCATTCCCATGCTGCGCGTGTTTAACGACACGGCCCGCTATGTAGACCAGGGCGGCGGCAAACGTAAAGGCGCATTCGCCATCTACCTCGAGCCCTGGCATGCCGACGTGTTCGAGTTCCTCGACCTGCGTAAAAACCACGGCAAGGAAGAGCTGCGCGCCCGCGACCTGTTCTACGCCCTCTGGGTACCCGACCTGTTCATGAAACGCGTGGAAGAAAACGGCCAGTGGAGCCTCTTCTGCCCGCACGAAGCACCGGGCCTGGCGGATTGCCACGGCAAGGAATTCGAAGCGCTGTATGAGCAGTACGAAAAAGAAAACCGTGCCCGCAGAGTCGTGAAGGCACAGGACCTCTGGTTCGCCATCCTCGACGCGCAGATCGAAACCGGCACTCCCTACCTGCTGTATAAAGATTCCGCCAACGGCAAATCCAACCAGCAGAACCTGGGCACCATCAAAAGCTCCAACCTCTGCACCGAGATCATCGAATATACTTCCGAAGACGAAGTGGCCGTATGTAACCTGGCATCGCTCGCACTGCCCCGCTTTGTGATCGACGGCAAGTTCGATCACCAGAAACTGTTCGAGGTAACCTACCAGGCTACCCTGAACCTGAACGTGATCATCGACCAGAACTATTATCCGGTTGAAGAAGCCCGCCGTTCCAACCTCCGCCACCGCCCCATCGGGCTCGGCGTGCAGGGCCTGGCCGACGCGTTCTTCCTGCTGCGCTATCCCTTCGAAAGCGCGCCGGCACAACAGCTGAACAAGGAGATTTTCGAAACCATCTACTTTGCAGCCCTCACCGCTTCGAAAGACCTCGCTAAAAAAGACGGTCACTACGAAACGTTCCCCGGCTCACCGGCTTCCAAAGGCATCCTGCAATACGATATGTGGGGCGTTACGCCGTCCGAGCGCTGGGACTGGACCGGCCTGAAAGCCGAGATCAAGGAGCACGGCATCCGTAACTCCCTGCTGCTGGCGCCGATGCCTACCGCATCCACCTCGCAGATCCTGGGTAATAACGAGTGCTTTGAGCCGTATACGTCCAACATCTACACCCGCCGCGTACTGAGCGGTGAGTTTGTGGTGGTGAACAAACACCTGCTGAAAGACCTCGTGGAACTGGGCCTGTGGGACAACGACATGAAGAACAAGATCATTGCCGCCAATGGTTCCATCCAGCAGATCGCCGAAATCCCCTCCAATATCAAGGAACTGTACAAAACCGTTTGGGAAATCAAACAACGTACGATCATTGATATGGCCGCGGACCGTGGCGCATTCATCTGCCAGTCGCAGTCGCTCAACCTGTTCGTAGATACCCCTTCAGCCTCCAAGCTGACTTCCATGCACTTCTACGCCTGGAAGAAAGGGCTCAAAACAGGCATGTACTACCTGCGTACCCAGGCTGCTACCCAGGCCGTTCAGTTCACTGTTGAAAAACAGGGCGGACAGAACATGGTGCCCGTGGTTGCCCAGGGCGAATCCATGGAACTTGAAGTTCCCGAGGGTGCGGTTTGCACCATGGAAGAAGGTTGCGTAACCTGCAGCGCATAA
- the leuD gene encoding 3-isopropylmalate dehydratase small subunit — translation MSKQFSNMVSTAVPLPIENIDTDQIIPARFLKATTREGFGENLFRDWRFDEQNAPKRDFVLNNPIYKGQVLVAGKNFGCGSSREHAAWALADYGFKVVVSSFFADIFKNNALNNFILPVQVSDEFLQKIFTAIEKDPAAELEVNLDEQFIRIVPTGEQETFAINPYKKTCLLNGYDDIDYLLSLRETIGAYEATRPFNF, via the coding sequence ATGAGCAAACAGTTTTCAAACATGGTATCCACCGCGGTACCATTACCCATAGAAAATATAGACACCGACCAGATCATCCCGGCCCGCTTCCTGAAAGCGACCACCCGGGAAGGGTTTGGTGAAAACCTGTTCCGCGACTGGCGGTTTGATGAGCAGAACGCCCCCAAGCGGGACTTCGTGCTCAACAACCCCATCTATAAAGGGCAGGTGCTGGTGGCCGGCAAAAACTTCGGCTGCGGCTCCTCCCGTGAGCATGCCGCCTGGGCCCTGGCTGATTACGGATTTAAAGTAGTGGTCAGCAGCTTTTTTGCAGACATCTTTAAAAACAACGCCCTCAACAACTTTATCCTGCCCGTGCAGGTGAGCGATGAATTTCTTCAAAAGATTTTCACCGCCATCGAAAAAGACCCCGCCGCGGAACTCGAAGTGAACCTCGACGAGCAGTTCATCCGCATCGTGCCCACCGGAGAACAGGAAACCTTTGCCATCAATCCATACAAAAAGACGTGCCTCCTCAACGGGTACGACGATATCGATTACCTGCTGAGCCTGCGCGAAACAATCGGCGCATACGAAGCAACAAGACCGTTCAATTTCTAA
- the leuC gene encoding 3-isopropylmalate dehydratase large subunit, giving the protein MGRTLFDKIWDSHIVASKPGFPDAVYINTHFIHEVTSPQAFDGLRKRNIPVFRPAKTRATPDHNVPTIDQHLPIKEALSRKQVEMLTANTTEFGIALYGLGHPYQGIVHVIGPELGITLPGMTIVCGDSHTSTHGAFGAVAFGIGTSEVEQVLATQCILQYKPKRMKIEVNGQLKKGVVSKDIILYIISKISASGATGYFVEYAGEAIRNLSMEARMTVCNMSIEMGARGGLIAPDQTTFDYIKGREFAPKGEDWDKALAYWKTLRSDEDAGFDAVLHFDAADIEPQITYGTNPGMGMGVTQHIPALSDIEDKEKPSFSKSLQYMDLQPGSSLLGKKVDYVFIGSCTNSRIEDLRMVASFVKGKKKADDVTVWIVPGSKQVEAQAIEEGIDKIFEAAGFQLRQPGCSACLGMNEDKIPAGKYCVATSNRNFEGRQGPNARTFLASPLTAAAAAITGKVTDVREMI; this is encoded by the coding sequence ATGGGGAGAACATTATTTGACAAGATTTGGGACAGCCACATCGTGGCCAGCAAGCCGGGTTTTCCGGATGCGGTGTATATCAACACCCATTTCATTCATGAGGTAACCAGTCCGCAGGCGTTCGACGGCCTGCGCAAGCGCAACATTCCCGTATTCCGGCCTGCCAAGACCCGGGCTACGCCGGACCATAACGTACCCACCATCGACCAGCACCTGCCCATCAAAGAGGCGCTGAGCCGCAAACAGGTGGAAATGCTCACGGCCAACACCACGGAGTTCGGGATAGCGCTCTACGGCCTGGGCCATCCTTACCAGGGCATCGTACACGTGATCGGTCCCGAGCTGGGCATCACCCTGCCGGGCATGACCATCGTGTGCGGCGACAGCCATACCTCCACACATGGGGCCTTCGGCGCCGTGGCCTTCGGCATCGGCACCTCCGAAGTAGAGCAGGTACTGGCCACCCAGTGTATTCTGCAGTACAAGCCCAAGCGGATGAAAATCGAGGTGAACGGCCAGCTGAAAAAGGGCGTGGTATCGAAAGACATCATCCTGTACATCATTTCCAAAATTTCCGCATCCGGCGCTACCGGGTATTTCGTGGAGTATGCCGGCGAGGCCATCCGCAACCTGAGCATGGAAGCGCGCATGACCGTCTGCAACATGAGCATCGAAATGGGAGCGAGGGGCGGCCTGATTGCGCCGGACCAGACTACCTTCGATTATATCAAAGGCCGCGAGTTCGCGCCGAAGGGGGAAGACTGGGACAAGGCCCTGGCTTACTGGAAAACGCTCCGCAGCGACGAGGATGCCGGATTCGACGCCGTGCTCCATTTTGATGCGGCCGACATCGAGCCCCAGATCACCTACGGCACCAACCCCGGCATGGGCATGGGCGTTACCCAGCACATCCCCGCGCTGAGCGACATCGAAGACAAGGAAAAACCTTCTTTCTCCAAGTCTCTCCAGTATATGGACCTTCAGCCGGGCAGCAGCCTGCTGGGCAAAAAGGTGGATTATGTGTTCATCGGCAGCTGCACCAACTCCCGCATCGAAGACCTCCGCATGGTGGCCAGTTTCGTGAAAGGGAAGAAAAAGGCCGATGATGTGACCGTGTGGATTGTGCCAGGGTCCAAACAGGTAGAGGCGCAGGCCATCGAAGAAGGCATCGATAAGATATTCGAAGCCGCCGGGTTCCAGCTGCGCCAGCCGGGCTGCAGCGCCTGCCTGGGCATGAACGAAGACAAAATTCCCGCCGGCAAGTACTGCGTGGCCACCTCCAACCGTAACTTTGAAGGCAGGCAGGGGCCCAACGCCAGAACTTTCCTGGCCAGCCCCCTCACCGCAGCGGCAGCCGCCATTACCGGAAAAGTGACAGACGTGCGGGAAATGATTTGA
- the rluF gene encoding 23S rRNA pseudouridine(2604) synthase RluF — protein MDKSINKYIAETGFCSRREADKYIEQGRVTINDNIASKGNRVEEGDVVEIDGEPLKKKKLPVYIALNKPKGITCTTDLKDKTNIIDYVNYKSRIFPIGRLDKLSEGLIFLTNDGDIVNKILRAGNQHEKEYIVTVDKPITPDFIKTMRSGVRILGVYTKKCFVQQEGPQRFKIILTQGLNRQIRRMCETLGYRVETLKRTRIMNMTLKDLPPGKWRFFTKDEVTAINTLVANSSKTEKGDEGGMDE, from the coding sequence ATGGACAAAAGCATCAACAAATACATAGCCGAAACAGGGTTTTGCAGCAGGCGCGAGGCGGATAAATACATCGAGCAGGGCCGCGTGACCATCAACGACAACATTGCCTCCAAGGGAAACCGCGTGGAGGAAGGCGACGTGGTGGAAATCGACGGCGAGCCGCTGAAAAAGAAAAAACTGCCGGTGTACATCGCCCTCAACAAACCGAAGGGCATCACCTGCACCACCGACCTGAAGGACAAGACCAACATCATCGACTATGTGAATTACAAATCACGCATTTTTCCTATCGGCCGCCTCGACAAACTGTCCGAAGGCCTTATTTTCCTCACCAACGACGGTGACATCGTCAACAAAATACTCCGTGCCGGCAACCAGCATGAGAAGGAATACATCGTTACCGTAGATAAACCCATCACCCCTGACTTTATCAAAACCATGCGCAGCGGCGTGCGCATTTTGGGGGTGTACACCAAAAAATGTTTCGTGCAGCAGGAAGGGCCGCAACGGTTCAAGATCATCCTGACGCAGGGTTTAAACCGGCAAATCCGGCGGATGTGCGAGACGCTGGGTTACAGGGTGGAAACGCTCAAACGAACCCGTATCATGAACATGACGCTGAAGGATTTACCACCCGGCAAATGGCGTTTTTTCACGAAAGACGAGGTAACGGCGATCAATACCCTGGTGGCTAACAGCAGCAAAACGGAGAAGGGAGATGAGGGTGGAATGGATGAGTAG
- a CDS encoding 2-isopropylmalate synthase produces MDKNRVYVFDTTLRDGEQVPGCQLTTVEKIIVAKELEALGVDVIEAGFPISSPGDFQSVVEISKAVSEPVICALTRANTADIDAAAAALQYAKRKRIHTGIGSSDMHIKYKFNSTREAILERAAEAVKYARKFVDDVEFYAEDAGRADNEYLARMIEAVIAAGATVVNIPDTNGYCLPEQYGAKIKYLMDNVKNIDKAIISVHCHNDLGLATANTIAGVMNGARQVECTINGIGERAGNTSLEEVAMILKTHHALGYTTGINSKRIYDISNLVSNMMRMPVQPNKAIVGRNAFAHSSGIHQDGVLKHRENYEILNPEDIGLQSNSIILTARSGRHALKHHLERLGYKIEKINVDEVYTRFLEMADSKKEITDHDLLVLMGDGGVDHYDDKGIKVTLLQVVCGDPLRPMATVKLKINGEEKEASSAGNGPVNATINAIHEIIKDDITIDDFSIQAMRGGSEDVSKVNMRVRHDGKSYYGFGYSTDIVNASVHAYVDALNKIY; encoded by the coding sequence ATGGATAAGAATCGTGTTTATGTTTTTGATACCACCCTGCGCGATGGCGAACAAGTGCCGGGCTGCCAGTTGACCACCGTCGAAAAGATCATCGTGGCCAAAGAACTGGAAGCCCTCGGCGTGGACGTGATCGAAGCGGGTTTCCCGATTTCGAGCCCCGGTGACTTCCAGAGCGTGGTGGAAATTTCCAAAGCAGTGTCTGAGCCCGTGATCTGCGCCCTTACCCGCGCCAACACGGCCGACATCGATGCCGCCGCCGCCGCCCTGCAATACGCCAAACGCAAACGTATCCACACCGGCATCGGTTCGTCTGACATGCACATCAAATACAAATTCAACAGCACCCGCGAAGCCATCCTGGAGCGCGCCGCGGAAGCCGTAAAATATGCCCGCAAGTTCGTGGACGATGTGGAGTTTTATGCCGAAGACGCGGGCCGCGCAGACAACGAGTACCTCGCCCGCATGATCGAAGCGGTCATCGCCGCAGGCGCTACCGTTGTGAACATCCCGGATACAAACGGTTATTGCCTGCCTGAACAATACGGCGCCAAGATCAAGTACCTGATGGATAATGTGAAGAACATCGACAAAGCCATCATTTCCGTTCACTGTCACAACGACCTCGGTCTGGCCACCGCCAACACCATCGCCGGCGTGATGAACGGCGCCCGCCAGGTGGAATGCACCATCAACGGCATCGGCGAAAGAGCCGGTAACACCTCCCTCGAAGAGGTGGCGATGATCCTCAAAACCCACCACGCCCTCGGTTACACTACCGGCATCAACAGCAAACGCATTTACGACATCAGCAACCTCGTGAGCAATATGATGCGCATGCCCGTGCAGCCGAACAAGGCCATCGTAGGCCGCAACGCCTTTGCGCACAGCTCCGGCATCCACCAGGACGGCGTGCTGAAACACCGCGAGAACTACGAGATCCTCAACCCCGAAGATATCGGGCTGCAGAGCAACTCCATCATCCTTACCGCCCGCAGCGGCCGCCACGCACTGAAACACCATCTCGAAAGACTGGGTTACAAAATCGAGAAGATCAACGTGGATGAAGTGTATACCCGCTTCCTCGAAATGGCGGATTCCAAAAAAGAAATTACGGACCACGACCTGCTGGTGCTCATGGGCGACGGCGGCGTGGACCATTACGACGATAAAGGCATCAAGGTAACGCTGCTGCAGGTGGTATGCGGTGATCCCCTCCGCCCGATGGCTACCGTGAAGCTGAAGATCAACGGAGAGGAAAAAGAAGCCAGCTCCGCCGGCAACGGTCCCGTGAATGCCACCATCAACGCCATTCACGAGATCATCAAAGACGACATCACCATCGACGACTTCAGCATCCAGGCCATGCGCGGGGGCAGCGAAGACGTGAGCAAAGTGAACATGCGCGTACGCCACGACGGCAAATCGTACTACGGTTTCGGTTATTCTACCGATATCGTGAATGCGAGCGTACATGCGTATGTAGACGCGTTGAACAAGATTTACTAA
- the leuB gene encoding 3-isopropylmalate dehydrogenase gives MGVTKKILVIPGDGIGQEVTAWGKKVLETIAANYKHTFTFDEGIMGHVAIEATGDPLPEETLNKARQSDAILFGAIGHAKYDNDPTLKVRPEQGLLKIRKELGLYANLRPIKLFDDLLQASSIKPEILQGADILFFRELTGDVYFGEKKRSDDRTTASDLMIYHRYEVERIARRAYEAARTRRKKLCSVDKANVLEASRLWREVVQEIAKEYPDVETEHMFIDNAAMQLIKDPKRFDVVVTGNLFGDILTDEASQIAGSMGMLASASVGDRVGFYEPIHGSAHDITGKGIANPLASILSAALLLDISFGLKEESQRVIRAVDATLRQGFRTMDIANKHTPNDCVLGTDAMGTQVLKNLN, from the coding sequence ATGGGAGTTACAAAAAAAATTCTGGTGATACCCGGAGACGGAATCGGGCAGGAAGTGACAGCCTGGGGGAAGAAGGTGCTGGAGACGATCGCTGCCAACTACAAACACACGTTTACTTTTGACGAAGGCATCATGGGTCACGTAGCCATCGAGGCCACGGGCGACCCGCTGCCGGAAGAAACGCTGAACAAGGCCCGGCAGAGCGACGCCATCCTGTTCGGCGCCATCGGCCATGCCAAATACGACAATGATCCTACATTGAAAGTGCGCCCCGAACAGGGCCTGCTGAAAATCCGCAAGGAACTGGGCCTTTACGCCAACCTGCGGCCCATAAAATTATTCGACGACCTGCTGCAGGCTTCCAGCATCAAGCCTGAAATCCTCCAGGGCGCCGACATCCTCTTTTTCCGCGAACTGACCGGCGACGTGTATTTCGGGGAAAAGAAAAGGAGCGACGACCGCACCACCGCGTCCGATCTCATGATCTACCACCGCTACGAAGTGGAGCGCATCGCGCGCCGCGCTTATGAAGCCGCCCGCACGCGCCGCAAAAAACTCTGCTCCGTAGACAAAGCCAACGTGCTGGAAGCGTCCCGCCTCTGGAGAGAAGTGGTGCAGGAGATCGCGAAGGAATATCCCGACGTGGAAACCGAGCACATGTTCATCGACAATGCCGCCATGCAGCTGATCAAAGACCCGAAGCGTTTCGACGTGGTGGTGACCGGCAACCTGTTTGGCGACATTCTGACCGATGAGGCCTCCCAGATCGCAGGTTCCATGGGCATGCTGGCATCGGCCTCCGTGGGCGACCGCGTAGGTTTCTACGAGCCCATCCACGGTTCCGCGCACGACATCACCGGCAAAGGCATCGCCAACCCGCTGGCGTCGATTTTATCGGCCGCCCTCCTGCTCGATATCTCTTTCGGCCTGAAAGAAGAATCACAGCGGGTTATACGCGCCGTAGACGCTACGCTGCGCCAGGGTTTCCGTACCATGGACATTGCCAACAAACATACGCCCAACGATTGTGTACTGGGTACGGATGCCATGGGCACCCAGGTTTTGAAGAATCTTAACTAA